The window GCTTACTACACTTGCCGGCTTCATAGTAGACTATATCATCTAATGTAAGGTACAAAATCAGTTGATGAGAACTACAAAAAGATGCAAGTTTTGATGATGCATACAGTTGCACGTGAGCCCGCGGAGGCGACCATGGTTCGTTTCTTTGAGGGGCTAGAAGAAAAGATTCATTACcgtgttgatttaatgcaatatAAAGATATTCATGAGTTACTTCATCAAGCGAAGCATGCTGAAAATTGGGTATTGGAGAAGCAAAGCTTCAGAGACTCATCCAACTTACAATAGTGGGCGACGTTGTTCTTCTCCTATTGGTGATGGGTTTAGTGCTAAGCTGGCTACTTCTTATAAGTCGGTAAGCATTGAACAAACCAAAGTGGCTGCTGCACCAAAGGAGATTTCTCAACTTTCATCTAATGCGACGTCATCTCATCACCGTAATATTATTTGCCATAAGTGTGGAGCACGTGGACACATGAAGCGTTCCAATCAAAGAAGGGTCTTGCTTATTGATGCAGAATATATTTCAGAATCTGAAGATGAGACACCTAGGTTAGAGGATGAAACTAAAAGATATGATGGTGATACCTTGCTATGTATCCTCAACTTGATATGTAGAGTTTGCTAGCACATAAGGTCCAGCGAAATGACAAGGTCATTGTCGAACTAGGACAACGAAGAAGTATTTTTTTAAGACTGCATGTACCATCGAGGGAGAAGTGTGCAAACTAATAATTGATGGTGGTAGTGCTAGTAACATGATTAGCAATGATGTGGTGGAGTCTTTTTCTTTGACAACATGAGAGCATCCAAAACCGTACAATATGAATGGATAAATGATGTGGGCAAAGTGAAGGTAACTTACAAGGGTGGAGCTTCATTTTTCTATTGATGGCTATGTTGATAAAATGGAATAGGGCGTTCTACCATTGCACGTCTGTCACCTTATTTTAGGGCGTCCATGGCAGCACGATGTTAACGCTCTTCATCATGGGTGAACAAATAGGTACACTCTTATGCATAAAGGGTAGGTCTATGCTATTCTTCCCAAGGATGCAAAAGAAATAAAGTGTACACTGCCGTTTGCTTTGACCGGTCTTCACCAACAACATTGTCAACAACATCGCCTCCGAGGTAGCCACATCAGCATGTGTGATGCTATTGTTCATGTGCGGTGATCTGATCCAATCTTTGATTATGGTTACTGTTGCATGTGTGATGCTATTGTTCATGCTATTTAGTGCATCTAGCATGTTGACTTATACATGCTAATTATTGCTTTAATCATGATTTATATTCTGGAATTAATCATAAAATTGCCTAACTTTCGAACTTTAGTTCATATATTTTTAAAACTTCTCTATTTTGTTCTGTACTGGTATGAATCTCATTTTCAACGTTTGAGAAtgcgttgcacgtgcaagcttactaccCAGTATACAAGTGACTAAAGGAGAGAGGATATAATAATAGTCTACACGTTTGATGGATAAATATGAAACTGGATTAAAGATCTTCAACAACTTAGACCAAATGTATTACCACATCCTAACTAGTGCAAAATAAAATGGTCAAATAAAGACGGTGTGTGGAATGCTCTAGCTATAAGCTGTATTCGAAAgaaatttcaaatggtataatttttcaGCCACATGATTATGTATTATTGCTTTAATTAATGGTCAAAGTTAAATATCAAAAAAGTGTGGACCTTATATTTTACTCCCCCCGTGccgtaatataagagcgttttcttACAATAGAGGGAGTACAACGGAGGGAGTACGATTTCTCGTAAGTTGAGGAATCTTCTTACCAAACAGAGACATTACTAAGCAAAAATAGTTACCCAGTCAAAGCTCGAGTCAAGAGAACATGTCTCTCTTCTCTAAAAAGCCCAGAAAAAGAGACAACAAAACTCCCATAGGTGAATCTGGAACTTGAATAGAGAAACACTGCTGCATTTGACATTCATAAATTAACATAGAATTATTTGTTTTGGTCTCAAAGctattagtagtagtagtagttgatGGCCTATTTGGTATCACCTTCCCATAATTCTGCAAACTAAAAACCAGAAGAATATGTCGATGCAGTTCACACAAGTATCGACATCATTACAGATTAGAGGTATAGTGATTGCTCACGTTCAACAGGGATTTGTTTCCATTTCAATACGTAGATACCAATTAAATACTGTAGGTATTGAGGCCAAACCACGACCGTACAGACTTGTCATAATTCAGTCTGGACCCTGGTTGCATCCATCTGTGATCCACAAATATACTTTGAGTGCTTCTGTGCTAGGAGTTTGATTATCTGCTCTTCCAAATCTTCATCACTGTTGCGCCTTCGGACAGTATTCCTTGCTCCGTTTGTGACAATAATGACTTGCTCTTTGTATGTTGCAAGCAAATTGGCCACAACAATGTTCATCTTGTACTTGTTCAGAGCCATATCTGCTTTCTGGACAAGAATATCTGAATTTGTCTCCAGCTGCAATTATTTTACATTGTTAGAGCAAATAATTGAAATAATTTGAACAAGCCTAGTAATTTTTAGGTATAAAATGTGTTCACTCTTCCATTGCATAAAAAATCTAACCTTGAAAGATACACAAAATGCCAAGGGAGCCCATTGGTCCCGCAATACAGCAAGCATTTTTGGAACCTGACTGAGCCTCATCTCTAGAGGGCCTCCAGCTGACTGAATCTTATGTTTTGCCTGCACAACAATCAAATTCCCTGTTTAAGGCATTTGCAACAAAGTTTATTCTtgtataatactccctctgtaactaaatataagatgtttttgcagttcAATCCCCTCTGTaactaatataagacgtttttgcagttcaaaatTACGGAGGCATTATTAGGTTTCTTTGTGCAGCGTTTAACAATCGAATTCTCTCACACGAAAAAAATAGTATGGCAAGTGCTTAAACCATACCATGCTATCCCAAGGAACATAAAAGTCTGAGACTGCTGCAGCAAGATAGAACATCCCGCGTTGCCTGACTGTGCTCACAGATGtagccaccatcctcagtaactgcACCCCAATGTTGTGTCACGCTTTCGAATTTTTGCTTTTATTGGTATGTGATATAGCACTTATCAATCCAAGATACAAAACCTGAAGATATTCAAATATTGTGGTGAATTGGAGTTTCAGCAGAGAGCCACCTTCCATAGCCTGCAGGAAATTCACTTGTCAGTATCCTGCTGTAAATCTAGTGTGCCACCTTTGATAAGCAGTGTATAATCTTATGCTCCACCTTGCAATAGTCCCAAATTGATTCCTTTACGGCTGTCTGATGGGACTCGGCCACTGAGCACAAAACAAAACATAATAGTAAGTGACTAGTCTAGGGAAATACAGTAGATGTTAGTTTTCCTATCTGCACTAGGCATGTATATTACCAACCTTGAACTTTTGATTCTTCATTGACGTCTAAGAACTTGAGGAATGAATCATCAGGCAGGAACCTACAGTAAGGCTGACAACTCCCTCTGCAAGGCATGTACGTAGCAGCAAACAGCATATTATTCACAGTAAAAAGTATCTAGACACAGAACAATTCATCATTCAACTAGAAGAGGGTAAAAACCAGTTCAGTTCAGATCAGTTGCTTCAGTGGAAGACAGACAATTATTACTAGAGAACTTAATAGCCAGGTAGCCTACCGTCGGTGGAGAAAGATAACAGCATAACCAGCCTTCAAGAAATACCTATATTATCAAAAGAAAAACAGGTTAATACATATACATCAAACTTGTTAGACATGAGGAACTTTCATTGTTCCAGTCATGTGCTTGCCCAAACGTAGTAAGTTGCATGTTCAAGCGGACATTGGTTTATCTGCAAGACTGCAACTGTGCATTGTAGTTCCAGGTAAAGTACGGACGGTAAAGGTTCCATAGTAAAAGAGGCGTGGTCAGTCAGGAAAGCAGAGCTAAGACCGATCAGGAGTTACAGTAAAAATAACTTAGAAATACTTCATTTAATAACCGAAATCCTTGTTCAAAACGGTGATTGAAATCCAATGAACAGAGCAGAAATTTGAAGCGCGACGTCAACTGGGCCTTAGCGCACATGGACATTCTCATGGAACGAACATACCCATATGGATGCGGCACACGTTTAATCTAAGAATAAATGATACCCCTCTCATCCGAATTAATTGAGGCATATCTCTATACGGAGCAGTATGTTTTTTTTGCGGAGGGGAGGTTCCGTTGTAGTTGAGTTGCTGTTTGGCCTTTGTCATCCTCACACAAGTAGGTAGCACAAACGAAAAGCGACGagcgggacaagaagagaagggcggTTAATTTACTCGGTGGAGGCggcgccgcggtggccggagctgaAGTTGTCGATGTACCGGACGCACCGCTGCTCCAGCGGCACCGTCGTCCCGCCCGACGTGACGCACACGATAGGCCGCCTGTCGACCCCGCCCGCTGCACCAGCACACAAGCAGAGGAGCGTCGCCGAGTCACACGCACGTCGGGTGTTCGACGGAAATACTCGCATCGATCACGCACAAGACTGGCAACGCACAGCTGGGTTGATTAACTACCTGAGATGATGGAGTTGCGGGCGATGAACTCTTGCAGCTTTGTGCGGACGGCGTCGGCGTCGCGCAGCGGCGGCGCGGTCTCGAAGAAGGTTTCTGGGTCCTCCGCCCCAACCATCGTGGGAGATTTCCGCGGGCTGTGATGAGTTGACGACGAAGTGGACAGAAGGGGGCAGAATTTAAAAGGAGAGTGTTGGCTGATTTACTCTACAACGCTGGGCTGGTTCGGCAAAAATCAGGGCAGGCGCGCGCCAATCCAAATCGGGCTCCATAATGGCTGCACTAAACCGCTCGCGGTTACGCGCTGCGTGCCCAGGACACTGGAGCAGGGGCCCGTCTGCCGTGTCAACCGTCGTGTCTGTGCACGTTAGAACATCTA is drawn from Triticum dicoccoides isolate Atlit2015 ecotype Zavitan chromosome 6B, WEW_v2.0, whole genome shotgun sequence and contains these coding sequences:
- the LOC119324230 gene encoding phosphopantothenate--cysteine ligase 1-like — translated: MVGAEDPETFFETAPPLRDADAVRTKLQEFIARNSIISAGGVDRRPIVCVTSGGTTVPLEQRCVRYIDNFSSGHRGAASTEYFLKAGYAVIFLHRRGSCQPYCRFLPDDSFLKFLDVNEESKVQVAESHQTAVKESIWDYCKAMEGGSLLKLQFTTIFEYLQLLRMVATSVSTVRQRGMFYLAAAVSDFYVPWDSMAKHKIQSAGGPLEMRLSQVPKMLAVLRDQWAPLAFCVSFKLETNSDILVQKADMALNKYKMNIVVANLLATYKEQVIIVTNGARNTVRRRNSDEDLEEQIIKLLAQKHSKYICGSQMDATRVQTEL